The Manis javanica isolate MJ-LG chromosome 14, MJ_LKY, whole genome shotgun sequence genomic interval CCGCCCATGTGTCACCGACCGGCCCCCCTCTCTGCCTTCTGCATTTCCGTCACTTAGCTACATGCAACCCATCCAGGGACACAAAGCAGTCATTTCTCACATCCAATCATGTTGGCTCCTGACAGTTTCCTGTATTAGGGCCTTGGACCTTTGGTCTGGGGAGAAACAAAGGAAATGGGTTACCAACATGTGCAAGTCTCTAGAATGGCACTTTCTTACAGAAATATAAGGCTAGTCACTTATGTAATTTCAAATTTCCTAGTAGCTACAAAATAAATAGGCAAAttagttttaataatatattttattcagcTTAATGCATCAAAACTTATTATTTCAAGATACATTCAATATAAGCTTTTCTTTCAGATTTCATGGTACCTATGCTCAAAACCTTTACCTGGTTTCTCTCGCCCCCAAGATGAGCCCCAAACCCCTCCTTGGCATGCAAGGCCTCTGCTCACCTTCTCAGCCGAAGCTCCTGCAttaccctccttccctcctgcctttgAATAATCTTCCTGGACTTGTTCCTACATGTTCCCCTCCCCTAACATATCCTCCTTATCCACTCCTGGTCCTTCTCCTGTTTTTATTCCATCTCACAAGGTCCATCCCTCCAACTCTGAACTAATTTGTTCTCACGTCATTAAATGTGCAGATTTTTTTTCGGGAAGCCTTCCATGACTTCTTGTCCCTAAGAATGTgaattattcctttatttttctccctaacaTCCTGTCCTTAAATCTATCCCACCAGCTGTCACTGTTTTGTGTTACTTATTTTATGGACAAGCCCATCTCTCTCACTaggctgtattttttaaaagaagagacgGCTTGATGGTCTTGCTTATAGCCCCAGTGCCTGGTTCAGTGGCACGAAACATTTACTTATTAAAAAGCATTGGGTAAACCTAGACACTCAAGAGTTTTACAAGGGAATTCAGGACAGGCGATGTCAGTTCTGGCCAATGACATTCAGTTTACACGGCTGGAGGAGGACCATTATTTTCAATAATTGAGAGACTCTACTTTTTCTTCCTGGAACAAATTAAACATTGTTGGCACTAATGGTTGGAAACAAGCTAGCTACATGAAAATATGAGGATATAAAATGCATCTCCTCTCCCCTCAAGGGCAGCTAGAGTCATAAGGTGTTTCTCAGGAACATGAGCAAAAGCTTAGAGGGCTGCAGAGGGTATGAGTACATGAGCCCAGAAAAACACGCTGTGAAACATACTCTCTGAAGAGTATTGTTGTAATTAACATTGCACTTTCAACTAATTGCCCTTTATCAACTAAATATATGGCATATACTGATCAAGAAGGTTTCAATCAGGgaaaggttattttattttaggttGATAAAATCAGATTGACAAACTGACAGAGCTGGCTAGAAGAGAATGAGAGCTATTTTATTCTGCATGTTTGCTATATAGGGATCCTGAAGCCAAGAGGAAAAGTGGTTTTTCTATTTACCTGAACAGGTGTAAATCAGAAGAACAATCAAATCAATGGTTTGTAATCTCATGTTCCTACACCGTTCCCTTTGGACTCATAGATCTCAGTTCTATGCTCCTCATGCAAATAAAATTATCTATCTGACTGTTTGGCagacaaaagaaatatattttatagacaGTGGTCCTTAAAGTTGCTCACTAGCTACAGAAACAGTCACTTCTGCTTATTTATGGACTACTTCAATTCTAAATCTATGGGACATGTGGCAGGAGAAAGTACACTTGAAGACTTTTCAGCATATAGTAATGGGGTTAACAATGAAAACTGAATTCTAATAGTTTGGCTTACACGAAAGAAGCCCCGAGAGCAGTAGCAGAAGCCAAGGTGACTGGCTATTAGATTCTCACCTCTGGAGCCACTTTGCTCCTAGACTTTTAAGTGAGAAAGTTGCCAGAATTCCTGCGGTCAAGGTGTTTAAAAAAAAGCTATTGACAAGTTGTGTCCACAAAGGATATTTGCTTTCCCAGCTTCTGGTCAGAGGGGAGACGTTGGCGAATCAATCAGGAAGTGCCACATTCCTCTCCACCCAAGGGCTGTTCCTATGTGCCCAGAAGAGGAGAGGGCAGTTGGATGCGTGCCAGTGAAGCGCCGCTGAAGGATTTCTGCGGGAGCTGCTAACCTCTGAACACTTACCTGGAAGCACAAGATAAGATTCTAGAGAAAAATGGAGCTTTGATACAGTtacatttatgtgtatatgtcAAACAAGAAATTATAACCCAGCATCAACAATAAAAGCAAGAGTTAAAAGCTGTCAACTAGTTTTCCTTGAATCTTTCCTCACCCCCATCACCAAGCTAGCAGATAAAGTTTGTATTTTTGCCTGAGAGGATTTTGGAGCTCAACTGGgtgaaagcagaaagagaataGGCAAGAAATGACTCTTAGTGGCTTGAGCATTTGGAAAGTAACCAAGACAGAAGGAATACAGTTTCCAAGAGAAACGAAATCAAATTGTCATGCTGACCAAGCCTGCAGCTCAGCAGCACCCTGAGAAGACAGAAGATCGTTGAGCGTCTGCCTACAGAGGGTGTCTGCTGAACCTAGATTCTGGGGTTCTCAGTCTCAAAGATGCCCCTGCCCCGCGTGTGTCACAGAATCGGAGTCGTTCGTGGCTGGCTTGGGCTATTAGTGTGCAGGCAGCAGCCACTGCTGTCCAGTGAATAGAGGGCCTGCTCTCATTTCTGTGCGTGGCTTAAGCATCCCCGATCCTTATACACTCCAATGATGAATGAGACTAAATCCCCACAAAtccaggcaggaaggagggctCAGAATGAGGCgaattttatttatagaaaaagaaagaatatataccTTTCTACATCTATATTTATCGATCAAAACTCACTCCTACTGTGCATGGGACCATATTGGGGGTCGCCAGGAATCCATGTGTGGGGCATGGCTGCATCCAGGGGGGCTGCCCTAGAATCACAGCCGATCGAttcctcttggaaaaaaaacttaAGCCTATTAAGGAACTGGTCATAGAAATGGGTGTGGATTTGAAGTGACTTTGATTTGGGCAATATATTGCGATGATACTGATATTGAGTAATTCTAcaacctgcttttaaatccccagTTACTGCCTGGGtgtcaaaaggaagaaagaaaaatgcagtctTGTTAGACTTTGACAAGATTGATTTCTCTATCAGTCCGGGAGAATTTCCAGAAAGGAAAGAACCTGAAAAGTGGTTTTAGGCTGTTATTCTTGAactctgcataaaaacaaacacatgaaacaaCAAAACACACGTAtgcttccaggagaggaaggcgcaCACACAAAACCAAGCGGCCGGTGAGAAGTTAGGTGTGAGTGTGGACGTCAGAGGAAGACCGCGCTTCCTCGGCTCAGAGTCCTACTGTCGGATGTTAGCGGTGACACTGGGGAGACCCTCTCAGAATGAGATGGGGCCGCAAGGCCTTTTGGAATATGCTGGCCTGCAAGGCCTGGAGTGGAAGCTGGCAACTGAGTCTAGGCCCCAGGCGGCAGAGCCTCCTCACCGCTTCGGGGAAGTAAAGAGGGGCAGAAATCCCTCGCTGACCTCGGGCTGTGTGGTGGCATGAGAAGGTACGGCTTAGCAGAAAGAATCTTCTAGTAGAATCAGGGGATCTGATTCACTGAGCAGCCGTGGCAAATACACTCTCTGTCTCAGGGTCTCACTCCCTTCCAGTGTGTGTTCTAGACCAGACGTGCGCAAATGGATTTGCACGGAATCTTAGGGTGTGTGGTGGAACTACAGGTATGCTTGACCTGTCTTGCTTCTATTTAAGTGGTTGTCTTTAGAAAAAttggtttcatttattgtttGCCTCATAAAACTACATTTGGGAAGGAGAGAATATTCCATTTCTTAATTaaacaacaacaatgaaaagACTGAAAACTGGAGGGCCCCCCCACAACCTGCCTCGGGGCTTCTCCAGGtccctcatttctctctcctgcttagCACATGGCCCGTGTGATCAAATGCTTCACTCTGACTTGAGAAAAAGATCATTTACCCCATCAGGAAAACGTCTCGAGAGTACCTCATTCTGGTTTACATATTTCAAGCGCTGATGAAGcattgaaatgaaatgaaacattgaCCTATGGGTGAGTTGAAAGTATTCAAATTTCAAAAGGGCAGAAATAAGAATTACagaattttatagaaaaagaaggtGAATTGGAAAATGGAAAGCGTCAATGAGAGATACGccttaaaaaattagaaacaaatgaaatcagGTACTTTGGGATCATAAGATCTGAAATCGGAAAATGTGGTTTGGGTCAAAATTCTGTCACTCAGAAGCTGTCTACTTCGGAGAATTTGCTGAACTCCTCCAATCTCTGAGTTTGGCCTTTGTAAATTAACTCTGTCTTAATTCCATATTAACTCCATCTTCTGGGGAGCTGATATGAGAACCACAGGAGATAATTGGGGGCCAGGGGGAGTGCAAAGTACTTGGAAATCACTGGGACTGTATTCCTGAAAAGATATTAGTTATGTGGATGGACAGAAATACAGATATGGGTGCAGGGGAATGTGTTAAAATGTCATGATTATAAGCTTAAAAGGCATAGAACAAACAGTATGCTACAATCACGATTTTTTACATTGTAGAGAAATGTCCTTGTCGCTTCTATTTCAACTTTCATAGACCCTTAATACCCTTTATCCGTGtccttttaatgtttatttccaCTTACTACacctataattttatttgttcttaaataTAGCTATGTCACTGTATTTGCTGAGGGATCAGAAGATTATTATGCAAACGTGTTTGGTAGATGAGTTTCTAGGTGTAACTGTTCCTACAGCctataaatcaaaataataagGAAGCTTTCCTTGACAAAGTAAATATCCTAGTTTGGGTTGACAGCCAATCACCACTGAGCAGGTCAGTTTTAATGAGGATGGGATCCTGCCCTGtgtacatacatgcatgtgtatatacgGCGTGTGCTTGACAGACTGCCCTGTCCCTCTCTCTGGACTTCACGCTCAGAGCGCCCACCGGCACCTCCTCGCCCGGCACCGCCATGCGGAGCACCACCACTTTGACCATCCTTGTCCTGGCGGCCGCTACCTGGACTGTCTCTGCATCTGGTGAGTTAGGATTCCTTTTCGAAGTCTTTATGTTCACTGCAATTTATTCAGCCTTCAGTAATTAGAGAATGCTAAAGTCAGAAGAAAATCTAGAAGTTATCCTCTTGGAGTGGTCTGGTTAACAAAGCGGGGTTGGGTCAGCCCTttgggagaaaaagaatgaaagggcgATGACTCCCGCCTGGGCTCCTGGTCAGGGTCGCTCCACTCCCCGGCTTGCCTTTTGGAAGCGGCAAAGTTGCCCTTTATGCATCTTTGAGACCATAACCCAACCCTACCTGGGGCGCACCCACAGGAACTCCTGGATACCTGTGAAGCCCGTTCTCCAAAGACCAGGGATTTGCCCCATTTTTAAAGAACGCCAGGCTCACAGTGATCCCTGTCTTCATCCTGAGTTGGCCCTGAGTCAGCAGTGAACTCGCTTAGGCCCCGGGCAAGGGATGGCAGGAGATAGTCCTTGTGAGCAGTGAAGTCAGCCTTGCTTTTCTAACTGTGGAATTTGCTCTTTCCCCAATTCTTTCTCTCCAACTGCATCTCATGCCATCCTTCCGTGATCAAGCCATAGGGAAGGAGGTGAGTGCAACCTTCTCCGTGTGTAAAAATGAAATCAGCGAATGTATAAATGGAGCTGTGAAAATAGTGAAACCGGCTCACAGCTGAACTAGTTCCTCAGGAGGTAAAACTGTTAACTGTTCCTGCCCTACTACTTCTGCTGGTGTTTCTTCCTTTAAAGGCGGTAAAAGAGATCTTCTTGCAAAGTAGAATAGCAAACAAAGTAAACCTTTACCTTTGAGttgcattttaaatttttctgagtatttttcaCATTCACTATTTCACTGGACTCTTGCGGTAACCCTAAAAAGAGAGATTAATATTTCCTTCTTCAAAAGCTAATTCTCGTTAAAGGAATGTTGTAGGTCTGAGTTATCGGTGTCGCATAGCATGTGGCACATAAGATCTTCCAGACATGTCAGTTGACGAATTGAAGAGGTGAGGGCTTTTTCCCCACCGCTCTGCTCTACCATCTTGATATGTGAATGACTACCGTTCTGAAAAAGAGAATgtagggcatttttttttttttgttccatttacAGGTGGACTGCTCCAAATACACAAGAGAAGGCTCCAAGATCAAATGCACAAAGGAGCTGAAACCCATCTGTGGCACAGATCAGAGAACTTATAGTaatgaatgtgtattttgcaTGCTAAACCAGTAAGTACGGTGCTCAATTTGGAGTGCCCCCCcacttctttttaaagattgcAAAGTCCACATTGGCCAAAATCATCTTGGTTTTTAGTAACATGGCTTGACAAGTCCTACCTTTTGTCATGTTCTTCCAATAGTCTTAGGATATTGCTTTGTTAAAATCAAAAAATTAACTTAGCTGTATGTCTAAGAGgacatatgtatttttctttgctctCCAGCCAAATTCTCATTCATATTATACACTGTTCCTTCGGGCATCAGTGTTACATAGGGACATTTTTATTCCCACATTACATTTAAAGAAGCTGTGTCTCAGGCAAGAATGTATCTTAATCAATGTTCCATGAACCTCCTGTGCGACATCTTTCTTAATATATAATGGGAACTCAGAAGAGAGCTATCTCTATTTAAGCTGTTAGCCACAGGCACTATTATAAGATTTTGATCTATTGTTCATACTCCAGAGGAAATCCATGTTGCTTCTCATGATTGCCTGGAAAAGTCTAAGGAAGACACCAAAAATACAAACGGATGGTTGGAATCAGTTGAAATCCCCACTACCACCAGCCCCACAAATTAAATATTACGTCCTCACTGTAAACAACATCTCTGTGTttagaagaatgaaagaagggtTAGTACCAGTCATTCCAGCAATTTGAATTCACTACTGATGATTAGAGGTTAAAATCATGGTATTTGGAGTCAGAAATCTGGATTAGAATCCACACCGCACTCAGTGGGTCTGTGACTTTAGGCAAATACTCAATAGGCAGTTCCTTCATGCACGCTTCAGCATTCTCATCTGTAAGGTAGGAATTCTAATAGTGTCTGGAAGTCACTGTGTTAAACATGTCAAATCTTAGCTAAGCAGCTGACACAGAAATgagcctttcttcctttttaatatattattcctTATTTTCTAGCCTCCCTGAAAATGTACAGTCAAGTGTAACAGCACGTGCCATCCAGAATAACACCTCTCAGGATATGCAGACTTATGCGCTAATAAAACTCATGAGAGATTACAACCTATGAGGTCTTACTCTTTACATTATCTAGAATCCTCTCTTTAGGAGGCAGGAATCTGACGGAAAGTAGAAGTGACCCTAACAAACTTAGGCAGACTATATGTGCCAGAGATAGATTTGAgcatattctctttttcttaactGAAAAAATGATTGCACACTATTTTATGTCTCTGATTTTCATCTGACTCATGGGCTAATTGTTTAGAATTCCCATCTTCCTTTtatggatcttattttcttatatttttatgtgtttgtaaATGGTCATCCATCAGAGATGTTATTGGTCAATATTGCCCAACTAGACTATTAACTGGGACTCTTCATCTTAAGTCCAGGTCAGACAACACAGAATGACATATGAATGTATTTTACTTTGTAGattataaaatatcaaataactGCATAACCCATTCAATAAAATCTTTTCTTCCAGAGACAAAGGACTTCAAGTCAGAAAACTTCATGATGGTAAATGTGTAAGTGTacatagaaattttatttattcttaacaTAAAACATTATAATAATTCCTCACTTTCATAGAGGAAAACTATTTTACAATATGTATTCTAGAAATTATCTATTATTATGCACAGTCATAGATAAAACATCTGACTGGCCTAAACAGAAGACCTGACGTAGAGTCAACTTATTTACCCAGAGAAAGACTCCTTAAATTTCACTCATAGCCCTTAATTAGGGCAGATGGGTACACTTGCGGTTATTTCCTAACACTGCAGCCAATTAGTAGGTTAAGAGGAGGACATTAGGGACTCAGGGATACTCTCATAACgataaaagaaattattttttgaaaagcatGGAGAAAACTCAGGAGCAAATGTGGAGACAATTTGGGGTAAGGAGCTCTGTGAATGGGATGTCAATAATTTTAATACAGTTTGCAATGTGATTTAAGAGAATTGAAACATGGGGTTGCATCAGTAAAGACGGTTCATTTTGAGGAGGAACACAGTGATAGGAGAGGAGAGGAACGCATCATGACACTGTTATAAAAGTGGGGATCTGACTTTCCAGGAGAAATAGGCATCAGTCTGATGGATAAGTGGGTAAGGTCGTGCAAGACAGGAAATACACCGTAAGCAAGTGCAGGGATGTGTGAGATCAGGAAATGCTCTTGGAAGGTGGTCTTTAAGTTGAACTAGAGAAACAGGCACAACACGTGGGACTGGAGAGAGAAGCCTGGGTCCTGAGGGGACTCTTCTGTTGATGGGGGATCAGCTAAGTACTTGAAAAACAAGATCTGATTTGAGTTTAAAGATGACTCTGGCATCAGTGTGGAGGGTGACTGACACCTCAGATAAGCACAGAGGCTGGGCAATAACTTGGCAGACAATTACAACTGTGTAGGCCAGACATGCTGCCGTCCTAAGCAAAGTGGATGTCACTATGGCAAGGAGAGTGCCAATTCGGAAATTAAGTGCAGGACAGAACGCTCAGGATGTATTCTATTCATCGTTTAGACCCGGGGAATGAGTGAGGGGGAAGCCCTGGGCCTGGGCTCACCTACCTCTTTGCTGCCACGAGGTTCCCACCATTGTGGTCGGATTATGTAAGCTGCAGAGGATCTGTCTTTTTGCATGTGGGACTTTGGAATAAATGGTCCCTCAAGGCTTTGAAAAGCTCATTTTCTATGATTTAACTATTTGAATTTTTTCCCCGTTTTGGATTGAGACAGATTGAGTGTACCACATACTCTAACATATGTACCATGGAATACATGCCTTTCTGTGGATCTGATGGACGCGAATATCccaacaaatgtttgttttgcAACGCTGTTGTGTAAGTGCTGAATTCAATGTGTTATTTGCAGAAATAGCCTCTCCCACACAGACAAAAACCATCTTACCTGCTTGATAGGCTAGAAGTTCCTACAAAGCGTCAAGTAAGAGGATCTGCTGATAATCAGAATAGTTCACAAGAAgaagttaaaaaggaagagaaagagagggcaagagaaataaagtggatagtaggaagaaactgaagccagggagaggagagacTTGATCAGTATCATAGTGTCAGTATGtggaagacaaaagaaattttTTGGGTCCCAACGCCAGCTTTTCCTGACACACTGAATTCCTTTCCCACCTCCCCGGAGGGCAGTGAGGACTTGCTCACCTTTCTTGTCAGGCACTCGTTCTGATGGCTtgatctaaaaatataaaattttttataaagtcTCCAAAgccttcttttctttaaaaaaaaaaagtggtttctcTTGTAGGAAGAGTGGTGGTACCCTTTTTTTGGCAAATTACGGACAGTGCTGAGTCACCCTGAGGCTGCAGGACCCACGCTCCCTCCGGGAGATTCCACGCACAGAACCGGTTTCTCCAGGTTGGCTGAGGTGGCGAATATGTGGACCTGACTCTTCAATAAAagattctcagcagaaaactgTCAGGCTTGTCTCTGGATGTGATTCTTTTCCTAAGGAGAATATCTATGGTGATTTTCCTAAACTATGAGTCACGTGGAAAGACACCCTCTCACTCTAGACAAGTTGGGAGCTAGAGAGATTCCATACACACCGGGGAGAAGACTGTgctcattgc includes:
- the LOC108383948 gene encoding double-headed protease inhibitor, submandibular gland-like translates to MRSTTTLTILVLAAATWTVSASAIGKEVDCSKYTREGSKIKCTKELKPICGTDQRTYSNECVFCMLNQDKGLQVRKLHDGKCIECTTYSNICTMEYMPFCGSDGREYPNKCLFCNAVVKSGGTLFLANYGQC